Part of the Oncorhynchus mykiss isolate Arlee chromosome 12, USDA_OmykA_1.1, whole genome shotgun sequence genome, GCCACTCAATAACAAAGTAAGTATAATTTGAAAGTGTATAAATTCCagctaaatactgtatataactatagatagtacactgtatatatactatatataaacAATCCTATTGTGTtctttgaaatacattttctttcgTATTAATGTTaagaccttcataaacacaaTCAAATACTTTTTGAGATAGCATATATTAAATGTAATTATTAttagactgttagaatgttgacacACCCCAAAAGGTAGGGCCCGAGCCTGAATTGGTATGGTTGGAGGCCCGGTGTGGTGACAATGATGGTTTCTGGGAACTGATGGCTTTTAGTTGAAGCTAGATGGAGTGCAGCATtttagcctaaccctaaccaaaaaTGATATGGTCTGGCCTAACCTACCCATATCAATTGGACAACATAAACACTTGGCTTGCTACAGGTGGAAATTCTAAAAGTTTTATGAAGGACATGGAAGGGTTACTTTCAAAATTATTAATTTACAACAACAACTTGATGGGAGGCAGACCCCTAGAGCTCCCTACGTTGTGTGGGCGTGTGGTACGCCAATATTTGTATTGTCTCAAGCACTGAGCacatttcaggtctgctgagcgcaaacttgaacctTGTGAAATTTCTATGCAACTTCCGGcacatttactgtgaacactgaggttgTACCCACTTTAATGTATTGTTTTAACTGGGGCCAATTAGGCTACTGTGgaatttgatcataatgtaggtaggcctaccagagtggcctactataaaaaaacaatggagaaaatgcttTACATTGCATTTTAATATAAAAATAGcagttctatcattcagcctacggtagcagccaatgtgtggtgttcaatgtaggcctacattccatgagacttttgaaaaaacatgcagggcttgacattaacctgttaatgcacttgtccttcagacaaagtgactgaaaatgttgttgtgttatttgacgcAAGAAATCACTTTACAAAATTAAattcattattattcccataccattattacagagaaccagacaaattatgctaccctctgcctattggctacttagcttattcaagcctttctcaaaatacaacattgcccctttaagacaaagaAAAAACCTCCTTAATGGACTCACTTTTCAAATATGGCTAGAAATGTACAaggtaggaagcaatcactcccacattgctgactacaaattagTTTtaactgggttaataactcactaactagcaaagaatatgaacaaatataCACACCTGGCTACATGCAACTCTTGCTTTGATTTCAAAACAAGCCATTATAATCCTGACACTCATGTTGTAAAACAGTCCAGTTCCAAGTGAACGGCAcaaatccatatatggcaatggtctatttgcatatagttagttttgcatactaagtcttgcatagttcgTTTTCTTTCGGGTATGTTGCGTTGAAAGTgtctaatattgcgttgattcgatcacCATTCCCACATTAAAGGGAAACGTTGACTTGATTGTGTTAACTAATGGGGAAAACTCAAGAAAGTTGAGTAAaattcaatctcgtgcttctctgtgCTGGTTTTTCTTCTGCGCTGCAGTCCATGGGGAGCTGCGCAGGCCCCGgtagtttagagggaacattggattCAAGTATTGTGTTTACAAGACTTATTATTTTCTAAGACAAGAGACAACATGTTAGACTTCTTTTATCATAATACACTTCATGCGGTGAAATATGAAAAAAAGAGACACGGCACAAGCTTCCCGTTTCCATGGCGACGTTGTCACACAACCTGCTTGCTGCAGAAACCAGACAGCTGTCGCTAAGCTAACCTCTGTGTTTCATTGTAACTTCATAGCAAATATGGAGTTCACAGGGAGCAGTTACACTGGAGCCTTCAAGAATGGCAggtaaattaattttaaaaaattgccGTAGGCCAGTTTGCAAAACTTCTATGTGTCAAAGTGTAATGtgacataacgttagctagcttactTTAGCAGtagtgggtagctagctagcttgcaccaGTTCTGGCACAAGTTGAAGTCCAATGTTCTTCTCATCTCACCATTGGTGAATTAGCTATGTCCTTTGTTCTGTTCCtcaggatggagggagaaggagagtatAAATTCCCCACAGAGACTAGATATGTTGGGGATATGAAGGATGGCATGTTCCATGGAAAAGGTGTTCTCTATTTTCCAAATGGAAGCAAATATGAAGGAACTTGGGAGAAAGGGATATCCAAACAGGTGTGGAGCATACTttctgtgattgtgtgtgtgtgtgtgtgcaccttcatgcctgtgtaggtctgtgtgtgtgtgtgtgtgtgtgtgtgtgtggtgtgtgtgtgtgtgtttcacattGGTTATAGTGGCCATTACATCTGGTCCCCTTTAGCAATCATTCACATTCATTGTCGCAGTTATTCCGTTTCCATACCTCTCCTCCAACATGTGCTCTCTGCATGTTCCACACAGGAAAAACATTCCTTTTTGGTCAACCGTTCATTCATGCGTATCTCAGCCATAATAGTAACCAGTTCGATTATTATCATGATTACTGCGGTCCATTAGACATGATCTAGGTTTAGCAAGCccatgaccaaacacacctcacTCCGATCCAGCTCAGACCTCTCTTTGTTTCATGGTAAAAACTCCACAGGATATGAAACATAGATCTCTCAACAAAGGATGCACTATTAAAGACTATTCAACCATATTGACATACTTAGGCCTATGTTGTGGTGAAATGTAATTCCCCAATCCAAACAGAATTGAAGTGGTGAAAAGTTtgtctgtttttttccccctaatATCCCTTATTTGCCATTAGATACAAGTTTCAAAGTTATGACTAAATAACAACAGTTATGTTGCAGGATACTACAGTGTTTCATCCACAGGGAAAGTATACCTTCTCTGATGGGCTTGAGTACCAGGAGAAGGACTGGGACTTCTGTGATGGTTATGACAGACAGTTCTACACTGAGAGGTGCAATGGACTCAAACCTGCAGGTAAAACATGCACTTCTTCTTTTTTAATGAAAATCGTCCTTTTTACAAGCAGACTAAATCGTAAAGTAATAGGATAATAATCTATTCAGTTTCAATAACCTTAGCAATGGGatagaacatacagtgccttgcgaaagtattcggcccccttgaactttgcgaccttttgccacatttcaggcttcaaacataaagatataaaactgtatttttttgtgaagaatcaacgacaagtgggacacaatcatgaagtggaacgacatttattggatatt contains:
- the LOC110536991 gene encoding MORN repeat-containing protein 5 isoform X1, with translation MKKRDTAQASRFHGDVVTQPACCRNQTAVAKLTSVFHCNFIANMEFTGSSYTGAFKNGRMEGEGEYKFPTETRYVGDMKDGMFHGKGVLYFPNGSKYEGTWEKGISKQDTTVFHPQGKYTFSDGLEYQEKDWDFCDGYDRQFYTERCNGLKPAGESQLTDLDPPRVIPDGCYDCGDGFYDPNTRVITDYEHQFLRNADDYEREWIVSTCRKSWDEIVGHSPDN
- the LOC110536991 gene encoding MORN repeat-containing protein 5 isoform X2, whose amino-acid sequence is MKKRDTAQASRFHGDVVTQPACCRNQTAVAKLTSVFHCNFIANMEFTGSSYTGAFKNGRMEGEGEYKFPTETRYVGDMKDGMFHGKGVLYFPNGSKYEGTWEKGISKQGKYTFSDGLEYQEKDWDFCDGYDRQFYTERCNGLKPAGESQLTDLDPPRVIPDGCYDCGDGFYDPNTRVITDYEHQFLRNADDYEREWIVSTCRKSWDEIVGHSPDN